From Rhinatrema bivittatum chromosome 5, aRhiBiv1.1, whole genome shotgun sequence, the proteins below share one genomic window:
- the IL10RB gene encoding interleukin-10 receptor subunit beta isoform X4 produces MTASLWRQSLLAVCLVLAGEWAALPWPCRPETCLEKFLYRKIDFLSTSFYKPVPVCQNIKRLECDFSRLSYAGYFYLHVRAEFQNRTSNWVKIHFTPLSQTIIGPPQVILESRSGYLDVICIDPVHEYEQRSLKECYGSSWTYEVRYWKKDDPNPQTAVTTQNIKTLSGLDPWTMYCLEVQAVAEDYNQRGQLSGVHCERTTDDGKTPEWVIIITFLLAMAVMLGLVTAGYFTILYIYRTARYVFFPACSLPHHLKEYLNKPFYNAPFLAPEKQENHESCTVCTVVTDETEAYSQEHAAFTDNRAELLHNSRRPLSNECEHLARMPHTPFTLR; encoded by the exons TGTCTGGAGAAGTTCCTGTACCGCAAAAT tGATTTTCTGTCTACTTCCTTCTACAAACCAGTTCCAGTTTGCCAAAATATTAAAAGGCTTGAGTGTGATTTCTCAAGGCTGTCTTATGCTGGTTACTTTTATCTGCATGTGAGGGCCGAGTTCCAGAACAGAACCTCCAACTGGGTGAAGATCCACTTCACTCCCCTTTCACAAA CAATCATTGGACCACCTCAAGTGATTCTGGAGTCTCGGAGTGGCTATCTGGATGTGATCTGTATAGATCCTGTGCACGAGTATGAACAAAGGTCCCTGAAGGAATGTTATGGTTCTAGCTGGACTTACGAGGTGCGCTACTGGAAAAAAGATGACCCCAATCCACAG ACTGCAGTCACTACCCAGAACATCAAAACACTCTCTGGCCTGGATCCCTGGACAATGTACTGCCTTGAAGTTCAAGCGGTTGCTGAGGACTATAACCAGAGGGGACAGCTCAGTGGTGTGCACTGCGAGAGGACCACAGACGATG GTAAAACTCCAGAATGGGTGATTATCATCACATTCCTACTAGCCATGGCTGTCATGCTGGGACTGGTCACTGCAGGTTACTTCACCATACTGTATATTTACAGGACAGCAAGATATGTCTTTTTTCCTGCATGTTCACTTCCACATCATCTGAAGGAg TATCTGAATAAGCCCTTCTACAATGCTCCATTTCTTGCACCAGAGAAACAAGAAAACCATGAATCCTGCACTGTATGCACCGTGGTTACAGACGAAACTGAAGCCTACAGCCAGGAGCATGCTGCATTCACTGACAATAGAGCAGAGCTGCTTCACAACTCCCGAAGACCTCTGTCCAATGAATGTGAACACTTGGCACGGATGCCGCATACTCCTTTTACCCTGCGCTGA
- the IL10RB gene encoding interleukin-10 receptor subunit beta isoform X1 encodes MTASLWRQSLLAVCLVLAVFAVSGEVPVPQNVRMESVNLKNILKWDPPISHKEHMTYTAQYTNDFLSTSFYKPVPVCQNIKRLECDFSRLSYAGYFYLHVRAEFQNRTSNWVKIHFTPLSQTIIGPPQVILESRSGYLDVICIDPVHEYEQRSLKECYGSSWTYEVRYWKKDDPNPQTAVTTQNIKTLSGLDPWTMYCLEVQAVAEDYNQRGQLSGVHCERTTDDGKTPEWVIIITFLLAMAVMLGLVTAGYFTILYIYRTARYVFFPACSLPHHLKEYLNKPFYNAPFLAPEKQENHESCTVCTVVTDETEAYSQEHAAFTDNRAELLHNSRRPLSNECEHLARMPHTPFTLR; translated from the exons gtctTCGCAGTGTCTGGAGAAGTTCCTGTACCGCAAAATGTAAGAATGGAGTCAGTAAATTTGAAGAATATTCTGAAGTGGGATCCACCTATATCACACAAAGAGCATATGACTTACACAGCACAATATACAAA tGATTTTCTGTCTACTTCCTTCTACAAACCAGTTCCAGTTTGCCAAAATATTAAAAGGCTTGAGTGTGATTTCTCAAGGCTGTCTTATGCTGGTTACTTTTATCTGCATGTGAGGGCCGAGTTCCAGAACAGAACCTCCAACTGGGTGAAGATCCACTTCACTCCCCTTTCACAAA CAATCATTGGACCACCTCAAGTGATTCTGGAGTCTCGGAGTGGCTATCTGGATGTGATCTGTATAGATCCTGTGCACGAGTATGAACAAAGGTCCCTGAAGGAATGTTATGGTTCTAGCTGGACTTACGAGGTGCGCTACTGGAAAAAAGATGACCCCAATCCACAG ACTGCAGTCACTACCCAGAACATCAAAACACTCTCTGGCCTGGATCCCTGGACAATGTACTGCCTTGAAGTTCAAGCGGTTGCTGAGGACTATAACCAGAGGGGACAGCTCAGTGGTGTGCACTGCGAGAGGACCACAGACGATG GTAAAACTCCAGAATGGGTGATTATCATCACATTCCTACTAGCCATGGCTGTCATGCTGGGACTGGTCACTGCAGGTTACTTCACCATACTGTATATTTACAGGACAGCAAGATATGTCTTTTTTCCTGCATGTTCACTTCCACATCATCTGAAGGAg TATCTGAATAAGCCCTTCTACAATGCTCCATTTCTTGCACCAGAGAAACAAGAAAACCATGAATCCTGCACTGTATGCACCGTGGTTACAGACGAAACTGAAGCCTACAGCCAGGAGCATGCTGCATTCACTGACAATAGAGCAGAGCTGCTTCACAACTCCCGAAGACCTCTGTCCAATGAATGTGAACACTTGGCACGGATGCCGCATACTCCTTTTACCCTGCGCTGA
- the IL10RB gene encoding interleukin-10 receptor subunit beta isoform X3 yields the protein MTASLWRQSLLAVCLVLAGEWAALPWPCRPETSSQCLEKFLYRKIDFLSTSFYKPVPVCQNIKRLECDFSRLSYAGYFYLHVRAEFQNRTSNWVKIHFTPLSQTIIGPPQVILESRSGYLDVICIDPVHEYEQRSLKECYGSSWTYEVRYWKKDDPNPQTAVTTQNIKTLSGLDPWTMYCLEVQAVAEDYNQRGQLSGVHCERTTDDGKTPEWVIIITFLLAMAVMLGLVTAGYFTILYIYRTARYVFFPACSLPHHLKEYLNKPFYNAPFLAPEKQENHESCTVCTVVTDETEAYSQEHAAFTDNRAELLHNSRRPLSNECEHLARMPHTPFTLR from the exons cgtctTCGCAGTGTCTGGAGAAGTTCCTGTACCGCAAAAT tGATTTTCTGTCTACTTCCTTCTACAAACCAGTTCCAGTTTGCCAAAATATTAAAAGGCTTGAGTGTGATTTCTCAAGGCTGTCTTATGCTGGTTACTTTTATCTGCATGTGAGGGCCGAGTTCCAGAACAGAACCTCCAACTGGGTGAAGATCCACTTCACTCCCCTTTCACAAA CAATCATTGGACCACCTCAAGTGATTCTGGAGTCTCGGAGTGGCTATCTGGATGTGATCTGTATAGATCCTGTGCACGAGTATGAACAAAGGTCCCTGAAGGAATGTTATGGTTCTAGCTGGACTTACGAGGTGCGCTACTGGAAAAAAGATGACCCCAATCCACAG ACTGCAGTCACTACCCAGAACATCAAAACACTCTCTGGCCTGGATCCCTGGACAATGTACTGCCTTGAAGTTCAAGCGGTTGCTGAGGACTATAACCAGAGGGGACAGCTCAGTGGTGTGCACTGCGAGAGGACCACAGACGATG GTAAAACTCCAGAATGGGTGATTATCATCACATTCCTACTAGCCATGGCTGTCATGCTGGGACTGGTCACTGCAGGTTACTTCACCATACTGTATATTTACAGGACAGCAAGATATGTCTTTTTTCCTGCATGTTCACTTCCACATCATCTGAAGGAg TATCTGAATAAGCCCTTCTACAATGCTCCATTTCTTGCACCAGAGAAACAAGAAAACCATGAATCCTGCACTGTATGCACCGTGGTTACAGACGAAACTGAAGCCTACAGCCAGGAGCATGCTGCATTCACTGACAATAGAGCAGAGCTGCTTCACAACTCCCGAAGACCTCTGTCCAATGAATGTGAACACTTGGCACGGATGCCGCATACTCCTTTTACCCTGCGCTGA
- the IL10RB gene encoding interleukin-10 receptor subunit beta isoform X5 codes for MESVNLKNILKWDPPISHKEHMTYTAQYTNDFLSTSFYKPVPVCQNIKRLECDFSRLSYAGYFYLHVRAEFQNRTSNWVKIHFTPLSQTIIGPPQVILESRSGYLDVICIDPVHEYEQRSLKECYGSSWTYEVRYWKKDDPNPQTAVTTQNIKTLSGLDPWTMYCLEVQAVAEDYNQRGQLSGVHCERTTDDGKTPEWVIIITFLLAMAVMLGLVTAGYFTILYIYRTARYVFFPACSLPHHLKEYLNKPFYNAPFLAPEKQENHESCTVCTVVTDETEAYSQEHAAFTDNRAELLHNSRRPLSNECEHLARMPHTPFTLR; via the exons ATGGAGTCAGTAAATTTGAAGAATATTCTGAAGTGGGATCCACCTATATCACACAAAGAGCATATGACTTACACAGCACAATATACAAA tGATTTTCTGTCTACTTCCTTCTACAAACCAGTTCCAGTTTGCCAAAATATTAAAAGGCTTGAGTGTGATTTCTCAAGGCTGTCTTATGCTGGTTACTTTTATCTGCATGTGAGGGCCGAGTTCCAGAACAGAACCTCCAACTGGGTGAAGATCCACTTCACTCCCCTTTCACAAA CAATCATTGGACCACCTCAAGTGATTCTGGAGTCTCGGAGTGGCTATCTGGATGTGATCTGTATAGATCCTGTGCACGAGTATGAACAAAGGTCCCTGAAGGAATGTTATGGTTCTAGCTGGACTTACGAGGTGCGCTACTGGAAAAAAGATGACCCCAATCCACAG ACTGCAGTCACTACCCAGAACATCAAAACACTCTCTGGCCTGGATCCCTGGACAATGTACTGCCTTGAAGTTCAAGCGGTTGCTGAGGACTATAACCAGAGGGGACAGCTCAGTGGTGTGCACTGCGAGAGGACCACAGACGATG GTAAAACTCCAGAATGGGTGATTATCATCACATTCCTACTAGCCATGGCTGTCATGCTGGGACTGGTCACTGCAGGTTACTTCACCATACTGTATATTTACAGGACAGCAAGATATGTCTTTTTTCCTGCATGTTCACTTCCACATCATCTGAAGGAg TATCTGAATAAGCCCTTCTACAATGCTCCATTTCTTGCACCAGAGAAACAAGAAAACCATGAATCCTGCACTGTATGCACCGTGGTTACAGACGAAACTGAAGCCTACAGCCAGGAGCATGCTGCATTCACTGACAATAGAGCAGAGCTGCTTCACAACTCCCGAAGACCTCTGTCCAATGAATGTGAACACTTGGCACGGATGCCGCATACTCCTTTTACCCTGCGCTGA
- the IL10RB gene encoding interleukin-10 receptor subunit beta isoform X2 yields the protein MTASLWRQSLLAVCLVLAVSGEVPVPQNVRMESVNLKNILKWDPPISHKEHMTYTAQYTNDFLSTSFYKPVPVCQNIKRLECDFSRLSYAGYFYLHVRAEFQNRTSNWVKIHFTPLSQTIIGPPQVILESRSGYLDVICIDPVHEYEQRSLKECYGSSWTYEVRYWKKDDPNPQTAVTTQNIKTLSGLDPWTMYCLEVQAVAEDYNQRGQLSGVHCERTTDDGKTPEWVIIITFLLAMAVMLGLVTAGYFTILYIYRTARYVFFPACSLPHHLKEYLNKPFYNAPFLAPEKQENHESCTVCTVVTDETEAYSQEHAAFTDNRAELLHNSRRPLSNECEHLARMPHTPFTLR from the exons TGTCTGGAGAAGTTCCTGTACCGCAAAATGTAAGAATGGAGTCAGTAAATTTGAAGAATATTCTGAAGTGGGATCCACCTATATCACACAAAGAGCATATGACTTACACAGCACAATATACAAA tGATTTTCTGTCTACTTCCTTCTACAAACCAGTTCCAGTTTGCCAAAATATTAAAAGGCTTGAGTGTGATTTCTCAAGGCTGTCTTATGCTGGTTACTTTTATCTGCATGTGAGGGCCGAGTTCCAGAACAGAACCTCCAACTGGGTGAAGATCCACTTCACTCCCCTTTCACAAA CAATCATTGGACCACCTCAAGTGATTCTGGAGTCTCGGAGTGGCTATCTGGATGTGATCTGTATAGATCCTGTGCACGAGTATGAACAAAGGTCCCTGAAGGAATGTTATGGTTCTAGCTGGACTTACGAGGTGCGCTACTGGAAAAAAGATGACCCCAATCCACAG ACTGCAGTCACTACCCAGAACATCAAAACACTCTCTGGCCTGGATCCCTGGACAATGTACTGCCTTGAAGTTCAAGCGGTTGCTGAGGACTATAACCAGAGGGGACAGCTCAGTGGTGTGCACTGCGAGAGGACCACAGACGATG GTAAAACTCCAGAATGGGTGATTATCATCACATTCCTACTAGCCATGGCTGTCATGCTGGGACTGGTCACTGCAGGTTACTTCACCATACTGTATATTTACAGGACAGCAAGATATGTCTTTTTTCCTGCATGTTCACTTCCACATCATCTGAAGGAg TATCTGAATAAGCCCTTCTACAATGCTCCATTTCTTGCACCAGAGAAACAAGAAAACCATGAATCCTGCACTGTATGCACCGTGGTTACAGACGAAACTGAAGCCTACAGCCAGGAGCATGCTGCATTCACTGACAATAGAGCAGAGCTGCTTCACAACTCCCGAAGACCTCTGTCCAATGAATGTGAACACTTGGCACGGATGCCGCATACTCCTTTTACCCTGCGCTGA